In Flavivirga abyssicola, the following are encoded in one genomic region:
- a CDS encoding 3-keto-disaccharide hydrolase — MRNNYSRLVYVIIVLLLISCKENTNKVETTETTEKWISLFNGKDLNDWTVKIKGHPVGDNYKNTFIAENGCLKVNYNAYDDTFNSLFGHIYYNKPFSNYKLRLQYRFTGKQLSDGAPWAEANSGVMIHCEDPKNIGLDQNFPVSIEVQLLGGLGNDERPTGNLCTPGTHVVINNEIATDHCFESSSKTYHGDQWVKLEIEVRNDSIIKHLINDEVVFTYTKPHIGGSVDYNKTLWKSKEGTPLKEGYISLQSESHPVEFKDIELLEL, encoded by the coding sequence ATGAGAAATAATTATTCACGCTTAGTTTATGTTATAATTGTTTTACTTTTAATTAGTTGTAAAGAAAATACTAACAAAGTTGAAACTACTGAAACAACAGAAAAATGGATCTCTTTATTTAACGGTAAAGATTTAAACGATTGGACAGTCAAAATCAAAGGACATCCAGTTGGAGATAATTACAAAAACACATTTATAGCTGAGAATGGTTGTCTTAAGGTTAATTACAACGCCTATGACGATACATTTAATTCTTTATTTGGTCATATTTATTATAACAAGCCATTTTCCAACTACAAATTAAGACTACAGTACCGCTTTACAGGAAAACAATTAAGCGATGGCGCTCCATGGGCTGAAGCCAATAGTGGAGTCATGATACACTGTGAAGACCCTAAAAATATAGGACTAGACCAAAATTTTCCTGTATCAATTGAAGTACAACTTCTAGGAGGTTTAGGTAATGACGAACGCCCTACTGGTAATTTATGTACCCCAGGAACTCATGTTGTTATAAATAATGAAATTGCTACAGATCATTGTTTTGAGTCTTCTTCAAAAACATATCATGGCGATCAATGGGTTAAACTTGAAATTGAAGTTAGAAACGATTCTATCATCAAGCACTTAATTAATGACGAGGTGGTATTCACCTATACAAAACCACATATAGGAGGTTCGGTTGATTACAATAAAACCCTTTGGAAAAGTAAAGAAGGCACTCCTTTAAAAGAAGGGTATATTTCTTTACAAAGTGAAAGTCATCCTGTGGAATTTAAAGATATTGAACTTTTAGAATTATAA
- a CDS encoding gluconate 2-dehydrogenase subunit 3 family protein — MNRRSALKNLTMSLGYAVATPTIFNMLASCHAEVESWTPLFLSPEEKHMVTHLADIILPTSDTPGALDVNIPQFLDLMYHDIEKKENQELFRKGAAIFAQKFNMPVLDLNKDDFEKSLSSYFNISDEDTENILKDQKLPLAKVKNDHIENYSLYKFLLSVKYYTLFGYFSSEKVGKEVLVYDPIPGSYQSCISIDEATGGRAWSL, encoded by the coding sequence ATGAATAGAAGATCCGCTTTAAAAAACTTAACCATGAGTTTAGGCTATGCAGTAGCTACTCCAACCATTTTTAATATGCTTGCTTCATGCCATGCTGAAGTAGAATCGTGGACCCCTTTATTTTTATCTCCCGAAGAAAAACACATGGTAACACATTTAGCAGATATTATCTTACCAACCTCGGATACGCCTGGAGCACTGGATGTTAATATTCCTCAGTTTTTAGATTTAATGTATCACGACATTGAGAAAAAAGAAAATCAAGAACTGTTTAGAAAAGGTGCTGCTATTTTTGCCCAAAAATTTAACATGCCTGTTTTGGATCTTAATAAAGATGATTTCGAAAAATCGTTATCATCTTATTTTAATATTTCGGATGAAGACACAGAAAATATATTAAAAGACCAGAAATTGCCTTTGGCAAAAGTTAAAAACGATCACATAGAAAATTACAGTTTGTATAAGTTCCTATTATCTGTTAAATACTATACCTTGTTTGGATATTTTAGTTCTGAAAAAGTGGGTAAAGAGGTTTTAGTTTACGATCCAATTCCCGGAAGCTATCAAAGCTGTATTTCAATTGATGAAGCCACAGGAGGCCGCGCTTGGTCTTTGTGA
- a CDS encoding GMC oxidoreductase — protein sequence MIEDTIQDYPTHYDAIVIGTGMSGGWAAKELCENGLKTLVLDRGRNVKHIEDYPTMHMDPWDFKYRGEDTEEAQKNQKVQSRLWSGSLTKPATKHWFVDDLKHPYNEVKEYLWLRGYHVGGRSLMWGRHSYRLSDMDFEANKKDGHGVDWPIRYKDIAPWYDKVETFIGVSGQNLGLSQLPDGKLSDPMELNCAEKDLQKSIDEQFEDGRVLTPGRVAHITGNATHEGRSNCQYRNRCIRGCPFGGYFSSNSSTLPAAERTGNMHLRPNSIAYEIVYDEASGLASGVKVIDAETKEKLFFKASIIFNCASALGSTSILLQSKSKRFPNGLGNDSGELGHNLMDHHYAVGASAEIEGFEDKYYKGRKPSGFYIPRFRNLDDKTKQEGFIRGYGYQGGASRTGWEYAVSELSFGKKLKDELLKPGPWRIGMYGFGECLPYHENKVSLNYDILDEWGLPTLNMDAEFKENEMKMRVDMRDQAVAMLKAAGYKNVQGFLGKAVPGSCIHEMGTARMGHDPKTSVLNKHNQVHAVPNVYVTDGACMTSSACQNPSLTYMALTARAANHAAAEFKKNKTS from the coding sequence ATGATAGAAGATACCATTCAAGACTATCCCACACATTATGATGCTATAGTTATAGGCACTGGAATGAGTGGAGGTTGGGCAGCTAAAGAGCTTTGCGAAAACGGACTAAAAACCTTGGTTCTCGATAGAGGTCGTAATGTAAAACATATTGAAGATTATCCAACCATGCATATGGATCCTTGGGATTTTAAATACAGGGGAGAGGATACCGAGGAAGCTCAAAAAAACCAAAAAGTTCAAAGCAGATTATGGAGTGGGTCACTTACAAAACCAGCAACTAAACATTGGTTTGTGGATGATTTAAAACATCCGTATAACGAAGTGAAAGAATATTTATGGCTTCGTGGTTATCATGTTGGAGGTCGTTCTTTAATGTGGGGAAGACATAGTTACAGGTTGAGTGATATGGATTTTGAAGCCAACAAAAAGGATGGACACGGTGTTGATTGGCCAATTCGTTATAAGGATATAGCACCATGGTATGATAAAGTAGAAACGTTTATTGGTGTTTCTGGTCAAAACCTAGGACTTTCCCAATTACCAGATGGAAAGCTCTCCGATCCTATGGAATTAAACTGTGCTGAAAAAGATTTACAAAAAAGTATAGATGAGCAATTTGAAGATGGCAGAGTACTAACTCCTGGTAGAGTTGCCCACATAACAGGAAACGCTACACATGAAGGCAGATCTAACTGTCAATATAGAAACAGATGTATTCGTGGTTGTCCTTTTGGTGGTTATTTTAGCAGTAATTCTTCAACTTTACCAGCGGCAGAACGAACAGGAAACATGCATTTACGTCCCAATTCTATTGCTTATGAAATTGTCTATGATGAGGCTTCTGGTTTAGCCTCTGGTGTAAAAGTGATTGATGCTGAAACCAAAGAAAAACTATTTTTTAAGGCGTCTATTATATTTAATTGTGCATCAGCATTAGGATCAACATCTATTTTATTGCAATCGAAATCTAAAAGATTCCCTAACGGATTAGGTAATGATAGTGGTGAACTGGGCCATAATCTTATGGATCACCATTATGCAGTAGGGGCTTCGGCTGAAATTGAGGGGTTTGAAGACAAATATTATAAAGGCAGAAAACCCAGCGGCTTTTACATTCCCAGGTTTAGAAACTTAGATGACAAAACAAAACAGGAAGGATTTATTAGAGGTTATGGTTACCAAGGTGGTGCCAGCAGAACAGGTTGGGAATATGCGGTCTCAGAATTAAGTTTTGGAAAAAAACTAAAAGACGAACTCTTAAAACCCGGACCATGGCGCATAGGCATGTATGGCTTTGGTGAATGTTTGCCTTACCATGAAAATAAAGTCTCTTTAAATTACGATATTTTAGATGAATGGGGATTGCCAACATTAAACATGGATGCGGAATTTAAAGAAAATGAAATGAAGATGCGAGTAGACATGAGAGATCAAGCGGTTGCTATGTTAAAAGCAGCAGGCTACAAAAATGTACAAGGCTTTTTAGGAAAAGCTGTCCCTGGTTCTTGTATTCATGAAATGGGCACAGCCAGAATGGGTCACGACCCCAAAACATCCGTTTTAAACAAACATAATCAAGTTCATGCTGTGCCAAATGTTTATGTTACTGATGGCGCTTGTATGACATCGTCTGCTTGTCAAAATCCATCATTAACTTATATGGCATTAACAGCAAGAGCAGCTAATCACGCAGCAGCTGAATTTAAAAAAAACAAAACAAGTTAA
- a CDS encoding helix-turn-helix transcriptional regulator, translating into MKVGIQEIQPYEADGIVYHADTCLPLIDAFERKKLKFKALARHTYPGDRLDENTLGLNSIGYWDANEPQDWGLDWHRNEGIEFHFLESGSMPYSQENKEVLLVPNHLTITRPWEVHKVGNPHIGMGKFYWVIIDLGVRRPHQDWVWPDWITLTASDLTRLTTILRQNEKSIWKTDKRFRDCFARINKAVNTDVNGSNASRIRLLVNYLLILLLDLLNTDDIVLNESLTDSSRSVKFFLNELEKNLAENWTIELMAQSAGVGLTRFTHHCKRLTNLTPMRYLTMKRLEMSKKLLQNDPNIAITEIAYMCGFTTSQYFATVFKKHEKCSPNEYRLKYVATNLQLA; encoded by the coding sequence ATGAAAGTAGGTATACAAGAAATACAACCCTATGAAGCTGACGGAATTGTTTATCATGCAGATACTTGTTTACCATTAATTGATGCCTTTGAACGTAAGAAACTAAAATTTAAAGCACTGGCGCGTCATACATATCCTGGAGATAGGTTGGATGAAAATACACTTGGGTTGAACAGTATTGGATACTGGGATGCTAATGAGCCCCAAGATTGGGGTTTAGACTGGCATAGGAATGAGGGGATTGAGTTTCATTTTTTAGAATCTGGATCTATGCCATATTCTCAGGAAAACAAGGAAGTTTTATTAGTTCCAAATCACTTAACGATTACGCGCCCTTGGGAGGTTCATAAAGTAGGAAATCCACATATTGGTATGGGGAAATTTTACTGGGTAATTATAGATTTGGGGGTTCGCAGGCCTCATCAAGATTGGGTTTGGCCAGATTGGATAACGTTAACAGCTTCAGATTTAACAAGGCTTACGACCATTTTAAGACAAAATGAAAAATCTATTTGGAAAACTGACAAGCGTTTTAGAGATTGTTTTGCACGAATAAATAAAGCTGTAAATACCGATGTAAATGGTAGTAATGCTTCCAGAATACGATTGCTTGTGAATTACTTGCTAATTCTATTACTCGATTTGTTAAATACAGATGATATTGTTTTAAATGAATCACTTACAGATAGTTCTAGAAGTGTAAAATTCTTTTTAAATGAACTTGAGAAAAACCTTGCCGAGAACTGGACTATTGAATTGATGGCGCAATCTGCAGGCGTAGGCTTAACTCGGTTTACACATCATTGTAAACGATTAACAAACTTAACCCCTATGCGCTATTTAACTATGAAGCGTTTGGAAATGTCTAAGAAACTGCTTCAAAATGATCCCAATATTGCGATCACTGAAATTGCTTATATGTGTGGGTTTACCACTAGCCAATATTTTGCCACGGTGTTTAAAAAACATGAAAAATGTTCACCTAATGAATATCGGTTAAAATACGTAGCTACTAACCTTCAATTGGCTTAG
- a CDS encoding sugar phosphate isomerase/epimerase family protein, whose protein sequence is MKRRDFVAKTVYVGAALSLLGVHGCKNSDKKEESSNDVTPNKPALFFKMSLAQWSLHRALFGNKMDHLDFAAKSRSFGLEGLEYVNGFFKDKAKDMSYLKDMNLRADSEGQQNVLIMIDGEGALANPEEKERLKAIENHYKWVEAAQFLGCHAIRVNLAGGVDKNEAVKASIDSLHRLSEFAKGSNISVLVENHGGFSSDGKWMTDVFSQIENKNCGTLPDFGNFCIEKNKDGICINEYDKYQGMKELLPFAKAVSAKSYNFNEKGEDSVINYLRMMEMVKASGYTGFVGIEYEGDIQPEEKGIELTRDLLIHVGKQLS, encoded by the coding sequence ATGAAACGAAGAGATTTTGTTGCGAAAACAGTTTACGTAGGTGCTGCATTGTCTTTATTGGGTGTACATGGATGCAAGAACTCTGATAAAAAAGAAGAATCATCGAATGATGTTACGCCTAATAAACCGGCTTTGTTTTTTAAAATGTCTTTAGCACAGTGGTCTTTGCATCGTGCTTTGTTTGGGAATAAAATGGATCATCTTGATTTTGCTGCCAAGTCAAGAAGTTTTGGTTTAGAAGGATTAGAATATGTAAATGGCTTTTTTAAAGATAAAGCCAAAGATATGTCTTATTTAAAAGACATGAACTTGCGGGCTGATTCTGAAGGGCAACAAAATGTGTTGATTATGATTGATGGAGAGGGAGCGCTTGCCAATCCAGAGGAAAAAGAACGGTTAAAAGCAATTGAGAATCATTATAAATGGGTTGAAGCGGCTCAATTCCTAGGTTGCCATGCCATTCGAGTTAATTTAGCTGGAGGTGTAGATAAAAATGAAGCTGTAAAGGCAAGTATAGACTCTTTACATAGGCTTTCTGAGTTTGCAAAAGGTTCGAATATTAGTGTTTTGGTTGAAAATCATGGTGGGTTTTCATCGGATGGAAAGTGGATGACTGATGTGTTTTCTCAAATAGAAAATAAAAATTGTGGCACGTTGCCAGATTTTGGAAACTTCTGCATAGAAAAGAATAAAGATGGTATTTGTATAAACGAATATGATAAGTATCAAGGCATGAAAGAACTACTGCCTTTTGCTAAAGCAGTAAGTGCCAAGTCTTATAACTTTAATGAAAAAGGCGAAGATTCCGTTATAAATTATCTTAGAATGATGGAAATGGTTAAGGCATCTGGTTATACTGGGTTTGTTGGTATTGAATATGAAGGGGACATCCAGCCAGAAGAAAAAGGTATAGAACTAACCAGAGACTTGCTGATTCATGTTGGAAAACAGCTTTCTTGA
- a CDS encoding MFS transporter: protein MENVNKNRLFLASCLALITTAMTFAIRARLETVFGPEGVGLTLEQIGYAFAPAFFGFTIAMIIGGPLVDLLGIKKITWMAFITHAIGIILTIMADSMTSLFIATLFVGIGNGFVEAALNPLVASMYPDEKTKMLNRFHVWFPGGIVIGALLGWLTMDVMGLGWQVMVGTLFIPLVIYGFLFVGQKIPVTERVQLGVSNKKMFASVLNPLFLFMVACMFLTAASELGTTQRIESLLKESVAQPLLVLAFINGIMALGRLFAGKVVHKLKPSGMLLYSAIFTFIGLWMLTVTSGGMTFVAAAVFAIGITFFWPTMLGFVAEYLPETGALGLSIMGGAGMFSVSIVLPIMGRLMDGEGGITEALRTMSILPAILIVAFLGLNIYMKKRNKTAEV from the coding sequence ATGGAAAATGTTAATAAAAACAGACTTTTTCTGGCCAGTTGCCTCGCATTAATTACAACAGCCATGACCTTTGCTATTCGTGCACGTTTAGAGACTGTATTTGGTCCAGAGGGTGTCGGTCTTACCCTTGAACAAATAGGATATGCCTTTGCACCTGCTTTTTTTGGGTTTACTATAGCGATGATCATTGGAGGGCCTTTAGTTGATTTACTTGGTATTAAAAAAATCACCTGGATGGCATTTATTACACATGCTATTGGCATCATTTTAACTATTATGGCAGATTCCATGACATCCTTATTTATTGCAACATTGTTTGTTGGTATTGGTAATGGATTTGTTGAAGCGGCTTTAAATCCTTTAGTAGCATCCATGTATCCGGATGAAAAAACTAAAATGCTGAACAGGTTTCATGTCTGGTTCCCGGGAGGTATCGTTATTGGAGCACTTTTAGGGTGGCTAACTATGGATGTTATGGGCTTGGGTTGGCAAGTTATGGTGGGAACTTTATTTATTCCATTAGTAATTTACGGGTTCTTGTTTGTAGGTCAAAAAATTCCAGTTACCGAGCGTGTGCAATTAGGCGTTAGTAATAAAAAAATGTTTGCCAGTGTTTTAAATCCTTTGTTCCTTTTTATGGTCGCTTGTATGTTTCTTACAGCAGCTTCAGAGCTGGGAACCACGCAACGTATTGAATCATTGTTAAAAGAATCTGTAGCACAACCGTTATTAGTATTAGCTTTTATAAATGGTATCATGGCTTTGGGTCGATTATTTGCCGGGAAAGTTGTTCATAAATTAAAACCATCAGGGATGTTATTGTATTCAGCGATATTCACCTTTATAGGGTTGTGGATGCTCACCGTAACAAGTGGTGGGATGACTTTTGTTGCAGCTGCTGTTTTTGCCATAGGAATTACTTTTTTCTGGCCAACGATGCTAGGTTTTGTTGCAGAGTATTTGCCAGAGACAGGTGCTTTAGGGCTTTCTATTATGGGAGGAGCCGGGATGTTCTCTGTGTCGATAGTATTACCTATTATGGGAAGACTTATGGATGGAGAAGGTGGTATTACAGAAGCTTTAAGAACCATGTCTATTCTACCAGCAATTCTAATTGTAGCATTTTTAGGGTTAAATATTTATATGAAAAAAAGAAATAAAACAGCAGAAGTATAA
- a CDS encoding Gfo/Idh/MocA family protein — protein MTRKLRMGMIGGGTGSFIGDVHRKAASIDGMIDLVCGAFSSSAEKSIASGKELFLPENRCYGSYEEMILKEKELPEGERMDFVAIVTPNHMHFPPAKLALENGFHVVCDKPMTLTLDEAVELEKIVAKSGKLFALTHNYTGHPLVKQAKVMVTKGDLGNIRKVQVQYLQGWLSTAVEKTGQKQASWRVDPKRSGIGGALGDIGTHAENLVEYITGLKIDELAADLGRFGEGRTLDDDGNLLLRMENGAKGTMSISQIALGEENNLAIRVYGEKGSIEWHQENPNQLITHWLDKPVKIYTPNGNDLYPEALDVSRIPAGHPEGYLEAFATIYKNFATHLMAVLKGETIERPDYPTAKDGVRGMKFIYAAVESDKNNSTWTKFEK, from the coding sequence ATGACAAGAAAATTAAGAATGGGAATGATTGGTGGTGGCACAGGATCATTCATTGGAGATGTACATAGAAAAGCAGCGTCTATTGATGGTATGATAGATTTAGTATGTGGTGCTTTTAGTAGCAGTGCAGAAAAATCAATCGCATCAGGAAAAGAGTTGTTCCTTCCCGAAAACAGATGTTATGGGAGTTATGAGGAAATGATCTTAAAAGAAAAAGAACTCCCTGAAGGAGAACGTATGGATTTTGTGGCTATTGTAACGCCAAATCATATGCACTTTCCACCTGCAAAACTTGCTTTAGAAAATGGGTTTCATGTGGTTTGTGATAAACCAATGACCTTAACGTTAGATGAAGCGGTTGAATTAGAGAAGATAGTTGCTAAAAGTGGAAAGCTATTTGCGCTTACCCATAATTACACCGGGCATCCATTAGTAAAACAAGCAAAAGTTATGGTGACTAAAGGAGACTTAGGAAACATTAGAAAAGTACAAGTCCAATATTTGCAAGGTTGGTTGTCTACAGCAGTAGAGAAGACTGGGCAAAAACAAGCGTCATGGCGAGTAGATCCTAAGCGTTCTGGAATTGGTGGTGCTTTAGGGGATATCGGTACACATGCCGAAAATCTGGTCGAATATATTACAGGTTTAAAAATTGATGAACTCGCTGCTGATCTAGGTCGATTTGGAGAAGGTCGAACTTTAGATGATGATGGTAATTTACTACTTCGTATGGAAAACGGAGCCAAAGGAACCATGTCGATTTCTCAAATTGCTTTAGGCGAAGAAAATAATTTAGCCATCAGGGTATATGGAGAAAAAGGAAGTATAGAATGGCATCAGGAAAATCCGAATCAATTAATTACACATTGGCTTGATAAACCTGTTAAAATATATACGCCAAATGGAAACGACCTGTATCCAGAAGCATTAGATGTATCTAGAATTCCTGCCGGACATCCGGAAGGGTATTTAGAAGCTTTTGCCACTATTTATAAGAATTTTGCAACACATTTAATGGCTGTATTAAAAGGGGAAACTATCGAAAGACCTGATTACCCAACTGCAAAAGATGGTGTTCGGGGCATGAAGTTTATTTATGCAGCTGTAGAGAGCGATAAAAACAATTCAACTTGGACAAAATTCGAGAAGTAA
- a CDS encoding IS4 family transposase, with amino-acid sequence MRKKVSVHSLLKLIDNDFLTSLALETGTNYKSKKLQGEVVFKLLLMSLLDDKKISLRLMEKTFSNNLFKLYSGIEKGQTIRHSSLSERISVINSAYFERIHAHVYELSEQYFDTEQEPYNIRQFDSTSLSLSAKLLKKGMVNGLKNKKGEHGKKQIKFTVGLTNNLPSNIRFYNEQKHLAEDLTLREAILNANIKGTEVVVFDRGLKKRTTFQEFNQLDIFFVTRINPTKSIKVIEQNRLGNSIETDTLNIFSDERVYLYHQNKSLLKKPFRLIRSHSKQTREELLFLTNIEDLNADDVTEIYKRRWDIEVFFKFIKQHLHFKHLVNQSENGIKVMMYMTMIVGILLLLYKKLNNVKSYKIAKYEFTEELNMEIIREIVVICEGDPRKSDIFDTS; translated from the coding sequence ATGAGAAAAAAAGTTAGTGTTCACAGCTTATTAAAACTAATAGACAATGATTTTTTAACGTCTTTGGCCTTGGAGACGGGTACAAACTATAAATCAAAAAAGTTACAAGGCGAAGTTGTTTTCAAATTATTGCTGATGTCCCTTTTAGACGATAAAAAGATCAGTTTGCGTCTCATGGAGAAAACATTTTCCAACAACCTATTCAAGCTTTATTCTGGAATAGAAAAAGGTCAGACCATTAGGCACAGTAGCTTGTCAGAGCGTATTTCCGTTATAAACTCAGCGTATTTCGAAAGGATACATGCCCATGTTTATGAGCTTTCCGAACAATACTTTGATACAGAACAGGAGCCCTACAATATTCGCCAATTTGATTCAACAAGCCTGTCCCTTTCTGCCAAACTATTAAAAAAAGGGATGGTCAACGGGCTGAAGAACAAGAAAGGTGAGCATGGCAAGAAACAGATAAAATTCACTGTTGGCCTGACCAACAACCTGCCGAGCAATATTCGTTTTTATAACGAACAGAAGCACTTAGCAGAAGACCTGACCTTACGTGAGGCGATTCTTAATGCCAATATCAAGGGTACAGAGGTAGTCGTTTTTGATAGAGGTTTAAAGAAAAGAACAACGTTTCAAGAATTCAACCAGTTGGACATCTTCTTTGTCACAAGAATAAACCCGACAAAGAGTATAAAGGTCATTGAGCAAAATAGGTTGGGAAACAGTATTGAGACCGATACTCTAAATATCTTTAGTGATGAGAGGGTATACTTGTACCATCAGAACAAATCACTTTTAAAGAAACCCTTCAGGCTTATAAGGTCACATTCAAAGCAGACAAGGGAAGAGTTACTGTTCCTGACTAATATAGAAGATTTAAATGCGGATGATGTTACCGAGATTTATAAAAGACGTTGGGACATTGAAGTGTTCTTTAAGTTCATAAAGCAGCACTTGCATTTTAAGCATCTTGTCAACCAAAGTGAAAACGGAATCAAGGTCATGATGTATATGACCATGATTGTTGGGATACTTTTATTGCTTTACAAAAAACTAAACAATGTAAAGAGTTATAAAATAGCTAAATACGAATTTACCGAGGAACTAAATATGGAAATAATAAGAGAAATAGTAGTGATTTGCGAGGGAGATCCACGCAAATCTGATATATTTGATACCTCTTAA
- a CDS encoding sugar phosphate isomerase/epimerase family protein, with translation MKTIKGPAVFLAQFAGSEAPFNSLDGMCKWAADLGYKGIQIPTWESSLIDVEKAAESQTYCDELKGKVASYGLEITELSTHLQGQLVAVNPAYDTMFDDFAPAEVRKNPKARTEWAIDFMKKSGTASGRLGLKAHATFSGALMWHTVYPWPQRPNGLVDMGFKELAKRWLPILNHFDEHGVDVCYEIHPGEDLHDGISYERFLEATGNHKRANILYDPSHYVLQQLDYLTFIDYYHERIKAFHVKDAEFNPTGKQGVYGGYADWKDRAGRFRSLGDGQVDFKGIFSKLTKYACDVWAVMEWECCIKSSEQGAREGAPFIQEHIIEAAERSFDDFAGGEVDEEQLKNILGL, from the coding sequence ATGAAAACAATAAAAGGACCTGCCGTTTTTTTAGCACAATTTGCAGGAAGTGAAGCCCCGTTTAATTCTCTGGATGGGATGTGTAAATGGGCAGCAGATTTAGGATATAAAGGTATTCAAATTCCAACTTGGGAATCGAGTTTGATTGATGTGGAAAAAGCAGCAGAAAGTCAGACGTATTGCGATGAATTAAAAGGCAAAGTGGCGTCTTATGGGTTAGAAATCACAGAATTATCTACGCATTTACAAGGACAACTAGTCGCAGTAAATCCTGCTTATGACACGATGTTTGATGATTTTGCACCAGCAGAAGTTAGAAAAAACCCAAAAGCCAGAACGGAGTGGGCCATTGATTTTATGAAAAAATCGGGGACAGCAAGTGGAAGGCTAGGATTAAAAGCCCATGCGACTTTTTCGGGAGCATTAATGTGGCATACCGTGTATCCATGGCCGCAACGTCCTAATGGATTGGTCGATATGGGATTCAAAGAATTGGCTAAAAGATGGTTGCCTATTTTAAATCATTTTGATGAGCATGGTGTTGATGTGTGTTACGAAATTCATCCGGGTGAAGATTTACATGATGGTATTTCGTATGAACGGTTTTTAGAAGCCACAGGGAATCACAAACGCGCTAATATCTTATACGATCCAAGTCATTATGTATTGCAACAATTGGATTATTTAACTTTTATCGATTATTATCATGAGCGTATTAAGGCGTTTCATGTAAAAGATGCGGAATTTAACCCTACTGGGAAACAAGGGGTTTATGGTGGTTATGCCGATTGGAAAGATCGTGCAGGACGGTTTAGATCGCTTGGTGACGGGCAAGTAGATTTTAAAGGCATATTTTCAAAACTGACTAAGTATGCATGTGATGTTTGGGCCGTTATGGAGTGGGAATGTTGTATAAAATCTTCTGAGCAAGGTGCGAGAGAAGGTGCGCCTTTTATTCAAGAACATATTATTGAAGCAGCAGAGCGTAGTTTTGATGATTTTGCTGGTGGTGAGGTTGACGAAGAACAGTTGAAAAATATATTAGGACTGTGA
- a CDS encoding 3-keto-disaccharide hydrolase produces MKKTVLIALAGVCVIACVDNKENKTPVETKENVEVQKEPTDPKDTEFYEPVPPTVNPTGQDGVPSDAIVLFDGKSLDNWVHTKDGSPAQWILNDDGSMTVKDKSGDIQTKQKFGSIQLHIEWQSSPEKRASGQNRSNSGVFLQERYEVQVLDNNDNDTYVNGQVGAIYKQSIPLAKASVPTGEWNTYDIIYHAPEFNPEGEKTKSATITVLHNGILIQDHYEIKGTTPYIGWPKNNPHGKGALRLQDHGDNSGVSYRNIWVRELLD; encoded by the coding sequence ATAAAAAAAACAGTTTTAATTGCCCTGGCAGGAGTCTGTGTTATTGCATGTGTTGATAATAAGGAAAATAAAACGCCAGTAGAAACAAAAGAGAACGTAGAAGTTCAAAAAGAGCCAACAGATCCTAAAGATACAGAGTTTTATGAGCCTGTACCGCCTACAGTAAACCCTACAGGACAAGATGGCGTACCAAGCGATGCTATTGTATTATTCGATGGTAAAAGTTTGGACAATTGGGTACATACAAAAGATGGAAGTCCTGCGCAATGGATTTTGAATGATGATGGTTCTATGACGGTTAAAGATAAATCTGGAGATATTCAAACAAAACAAAAATTCGGTAGTATACAACTACATATAGAATGGCAATCTTCACCAGAAAAAAGAGCAAGCGGTCAAAACAGAAGTAACAGCGGTGTTTTTCTTCAAGAACGTTACGAAGTACAGGTTTTAGATAATAATGATAATGACACTTATGTTAACGGACAGGTAGGAGCTATTTACAAGCAATCTATTCCTTTAGCAAAAGCTTCTGTGCCAACAGGCGAATGGAATACCTACGATATTATTTATCATGCTCCAGAATTCAATCCTGAAGGAGAAAAAACAAAGTCAGCAACCATTACTGTGTTACACAATGGTATTTTAATTCAAGATCATTATGAAATAAAAGGGACTACACCATATATAGGTTGGCCTAAAAATAACCCACATGGTAAAGGCGCATTAAGGCTTCAGGATCATGGTGATAATAGTGGTGTGAGTTATCGAAATATTTGGGTTAGGGAGTTGTTGGATTAA